A genomic region of Solidesulfovibrio sp. contains the following coding sequences:
- a CDS encoding L-2-amino-thiazoline-4-carboxylic acid hydrolase — MQSGNDALRLGITRRFVLRAGLVGACACFLPWPALAKKPEAKAAPKAAAEPAAPASNFYVANRDKLVADFRGVCGGAQHWLAARTAEPTAKAITDDALRRYEGLLPKMPDIGGPTNRNQPFLIMAGWLVALYQSMAEKGMTAKDAGRLLYDLYAADWAAVPPQKAKAMGASLFSVAYQQSLADWAAESQKKKYPGDWVGKALPGDGKTFDLGYDYTECGAVKFFKAQGAAEVAPYYCLNDFLASRAQGTGLARKFTLAQGDPLCDFRYKRDRPVTQNWDTETPKFPGNKPA, encoded by the coding sequence ATGCAAAGCGGAAACGATGCTCTCCGACTAGGGATCACCAGACGTTTCGTCCTGCGCGCCGGGCTGGTCGGCGCCTGCGCCTGCTTCCTGCCCTGGCCGGCCCTGGCCAAAAAACCCGAGGCCAAGGCCGCGCCCAAAGCCGCCGCCGAGCCGGCCGCGCCGGCCAGCAACTTCTACGTTGCCAACCGCGACAAGCTCGTGGCCGATTTCCGGGGCGTGTGCGGCGGCGCCCAGCACTGGCTGGCCGCCCGCACCGCCGAACCCACGGCCAAGGCCATCACCGACGACGCCCTGCGCCGCTACGAGGGCCTGCTCCCCAAAATGCCCGACATCGGCGGCCCCACCAACCGCAACCAGCCCTTCCTGATCATGGCCGGCTGGCTTGTCGCCCTCTACCAGTCCATGGCCGAGAAAGGCATGACCGCCAAGGACGCCGGCCGGCTCCTCTACGACCTCTACGCCGCCGACTGGGCCGCCGTGCCGCCGCAAAAAGCCAAGGCCATGGGCGCCTCCCTTTTTTCCGTGGCCTACCAGCAATCCCTGGCCGACTGGGCCGCCGAAAGCCAGAAGAAAAAATACCCCGGCGACTGGGTCGGCAAGGCCCTCCCCGGCGACGGCAAGACCTTCGACCTGGGCTACGACTACACCGAGTGCGGCGCGGTCAAGTTCTTCAAGGCCCAGGGCGCGGCCGAGGTGGCGCCCTACTACTGCCTCAACGACTTCCTGGCCTCGCGCGCCCAGGGCACGGGCCTGGCCCGCAAGTTCACCCTCGCCCAGGGCGATCCGCTGTGCGATTTCCGCTACAAGCGCGACCGCCCCGTCACCCAGAACTGGGACACCGAAACGCCCAAATTCCCCGGCAACAAGCCGGCGTGA
- a CDS encoding Maf family protein produces the protein MRVTNKPVILASTSPRRKELLTLAGVDFTVVPSPAEEPEPDYGELPAAYAARMARLKAAPVAAAHPGAVVIGADSVVAVGGTILGKPRDAADARRMLSLLSGCTHQVVTGCAVFGLGDDPEIFTVSTDVAMTVLSEAAIAAYVATGEPLDKAGAYAIQGRAAAFITEIHGSYTNVVGLPLAEVMRHVRPLAHSTS, from the coding sequence ATGCGAGTTACGAACAAGCCTGTGATCTTGGCCTCGACTTCGCCGCGCCGCAAGGAACTGCTGACGCTGGCCGGTGTGGACTTCACGGTGGTGCCGAGCCCGGCCGAGGAGCCGGAGCCGGATTACGGGGAGCTGCCGGCGGCCTATGCCGCGCGCATGGCCCGGCTCAAGGCCGCGCCCGTGGCGGCCGCCCATCCCGGGGCCGTGGTCATCGGCGCGGATTCGGTGGTGGCCGTGGGCGGGACGATCCTCGGCAAGCCGCGCGACGCGGCCGATGCCCGGCGCATGTTGTCGCTGCTCTCCGGGTGCACGCACCAGGTGGTCACGGGCTGCGCCGTCTTCGGCCTGGGCGATGACCCCGAAATTTTTACGGTTTCCACGGACGTGGCCATGACCGTCCTGTCCGAGGCGGCCATCGCGGCCTACGTGGCCACGGGTGAGCCCCTGGACAAGGCCGGCGCCTACGCCATCCAGGGCCGGGCGGCGGCGTTTATCACGGAAATCCACGGCTCGTACACCAACGTTGTCGGGCTGCCGCTGGCCGAGGTCATGCGGCATGTGCGGCCGTTGGCCCACAGCACTTCCTGA
- the glyA gene encoding serine hydroxymethyltransferase — MRAYRELLAASDPDVFATLSGEEARQRSGIELIPSENYTYPEVLAVLGSVFTNKYAEGYPGRRYYGGQEFTDRVEELARERACRLFRCEHANVQPLSGSPMNQAVYLGLLEPGDTILAMDLSHGGHLTHGAPVSHMGRLFRFVRYKTDPATGAIDFDAVAALAREHKPRLVLCGYTSYPRDLDYAAFKNVADAVGAYTMCDASHYAGLVAGGVMGNPFDCGFDVVTTTSHKSLRGPRGGMILCRRELAARIDKSVFPGLQGGPHMNVIAGIAITLGKALDPAFADYARRVLANARCLAASLTARGVKLVTGGTDNHMLVADTQASFGLDGRAAEGLLDEAGMTTNKQILPDDPNPPLRPSGIRVGTPAATTRGMGEAEMEQLAGWMAEVLSRPGDAELRRSVREDVASLCARFPVPGLE; from the coding sequence ATGCGCGCGTATCGTGAACTGCTTGCCGCAAGCGACCCGGACGTCTTCGCCACCCTGTCCGGCGAGGAAGCCCGCCAGCGGTCGGGCATCGAGCTGATCCCCTCGGAAAACTACACCTATCCCGAAGTGCTGGCCGTTTTGGGCAGCGTGTTCACCAACAAGTACGCCGAGGGCTATCCCGGCCGGCGCTACTACGGCGGCCAGGAATTCACGGACCGGGTGGAGGAGCTGGCCCGGGAGCGGGCCTGCCGGCTGTTTCGCTGCGAGCACGCCAACGTCCAGCCCCTGTCCGGCTCGCCCATGAACCAGGCCGTGTACCTGGGGCTGCTCGAACCCGGCGACACCATCCTGGCCATGGACCTGTCTCACGGCGGCCACCTGACCCACGGCGCGCCCGTGTCCCACATGGGCCGGCTGTTTCGCTTCGTGCGCTACAAGACCGACCCGGCAACCGGCGCCATCGACTTCGACGCCGTGGCCGCCCTGGCCCGGGAGCACAAGCCGAGGCTCGTGCTTTGCGGCTACACCTCCTATCCCCGCGACCTGGACTACGCGGCCTTCAAGAACGTGGCCGACGCGGTCGGGGCGTATACCATGTGCGACGCCTCCCACTACGCCGGCCTGGTGGCCGGCGGGGTCATGGGCAATCCCTTCGACTGCGGCTTCGACGTGGTGACCACCACCTCGCACAAGTCCCTGCGCGGCCCGCGCGGCGGGATGATCCTGTGCCGCAGGGAACTGGCGGCGCGCATCGACAAGTCGGTCTTTCCGGGGCTCCAGGGCGGGCCGCACATGAACGTGATCGCGGGCATCGCCATCACGCTTGGCAAGGCGCTCGACCCGGCGTTCGCCGACTACGCCCGGCGGGTGCTGGCCAATGCCCGGTGCCTGGCCGCGTCCTTGACGGCGCGGGGCGTGAAACTGGTCACGGGCGGCACGGACAACCACATGCTGGTGGCCGACACGCAGGCGAGCTTCGGCCTGGACGGCCGCGCGGCCGAGGGGTTGCTCGACGAAGCCGGCATGACCACCAACAAGCAGATTCTCCCCGACGACCCCAATCCGCCGCTGCGGCCCTCGGGCATCCGGGTGGGCACGCCGGCGGCCACGACGCGCGGCATGGGCGAGGCGGAAATGGAGCAATTGGCCGGCTGGATGGCCGAGGTGCTGTCGCGTCCCGGCGACGCGGAGCTGCGCCGCTCGGTGCGGGAGGACGTGGCGTCGCTTTGTGCGCGTTTCCCCGTGCCGGGGCTGGAATAG